A region from the Andrena cerasifolii isolate SP2316 chromosome 11, iyAndCera1_principal, whole genome shotgun sequence genome encodes:
- the LOC143374488 gene encoding uncharacterized protein LOC143374488, producing MCILDISKICLYEFHHVYMSPLHGQKCKILYTDTDSLIYHIQCDDIYETMKHNIDRFDTSDYPIGNTYDRPRLNKKVPRLMKDENNGMIMTEFVGLRAKMYALRIDGKKDTKKAKGVKTNVIARTITFDDYAQCLQKEIEMVRRQSCIRLKLHKVYTISESKIVLSPCDDKRYTVPDSTDTLPWGHYRIPL from the coding sequence atgtgcattctagacatatcaaaaatttgtttgtacgaatttcatcacgtgtacatgtctccactgcatgggcaaaaatgtaaaatactatatacagacactgatagcctcatctatcacattcaatGCGATGATATTTACgagaccatgaaacacaatatcgatagatttgatacaagcgattatcctatcgGCAATACATATGATaggccgcgcttaaataagaaagttccgaggctgatgaaggacgaaaataatgggatgataatgaccgaattcgtaggtcttagagcgaaaatgtatgcactccgcatagatggcaaaaaagatacgaaaaaggcgaaaggcgtcaagaccaacgtcatagccagaacgataactttcgacgactacgcgcagtgtttgcaaaaggagatcgaaatggttcgcaggcaatcatgcatacggttgaaattgcacaaagtgtacacaaTTTCGGAATCCAAAATTGTTCTAAGTCCATGCGATGACAAACGGTATACCGTACCCGATTCAACTGACacgctgccctggggacattatagaataccattgtaa
- the LOC143374880 gene encoding uncharacterized protein LOC143374880: protein MLLLETSKRHIPFTTIGEFAQVERQLLDQSARLISQEEYLAWEKRCNECIESLEEHSRVNRPRLSIGVQQSLVARIAQLEGLKYSLRGRFVHEGAGHSSTGLLWREIGTAFDTRVLTGAVLNSNYIEPRNFLQDAETIVLEHVRGALRKHQNLKVNTVFNGEFVAGDKHACKSINTRNCELFGTSDLQEWYQRCVIKPTLVSLEELQECDSGWALLQILNLIVNVNKYNPLRAGCHFKLPREILMKKATISVRSEDNACFAWAVVAALHPAERNLHRPSSYPHYTLVLNLQGIEFPMSTKQIVKFEGLNNISINVYSFEEKKKWSTVFPLRLTSQKRDRHVNLLYTPNQEHGDVGHFVWINNLSRLVSAQLSKNKAKKFICDRCVYKIMKY from the exons ATGCTACTTTTGGAAACGTC gaaaagacatattccatttacaaccattggagaattcgcgcaagtagaacgtcaattgttggatcaatctgcgcgattgatttcacaggaagaatacctcgcgtgggaaaaacggtgcaacgagtgtatcgaatcgttggaagaacacagccgagtgaatcgcccgcgattatcgatcggtgttcagcaatcgctggttgctcgaatcgcgcagctcgaaggactaaaatattcgttgcgcggacgtttcgtgcatgaaggtgccggacattcgagcacaggacttttgtggcgcgaaataggcactgcgttcgatacccgcgtattaactggtgcagtgttaaattcgaattatatcgagccgcgcaacttcctccaggatgcggagaccattgtgctggagcatgtacgaggcgccttgaggaaacatcagaacctcaaagtgaacactgtgttcaacggcgaatttgtggcgggggacaagcatgcttgtaaaagcatcaatacccgaaactgcgaactcttcggtacatccgATCTGCAGGAGTGGTACCAGCGATGCGTCATCAAACCCACCCTGGTATCATTGGAAGAGTTACAGGAATgcgacagcggatgggcacTATTACAAATCCTCAATTTGATTGTCAACgtgaataagtacaatccgctgcgcgcagggtgccacttcaagttgccgcgggaaatattgatgaagaaagcgacaattagcgtgcgatccgaggataacgcctgcttcgcgtgggcagtggtcgcagctctccatcccgccgaaagaaaccttcatcggccaagttcatatccacattatacattggtgctaaatctccagggcattgagtttccaatgtctacgaagcaaattgtaaagtttgaagggttgaacaacatttccatcaacgtctatagcttcgaggagaagaagaagtggTCAACAGTCTTTCCGTTGcgcctcaccagccaaaagagggatcgacacgtcaacctgctctacacgccaaatcaagagcacggcgatgtagggcactttgtatGGATCAACAACTTGTCCCGGCTGGTGAGCGCACAGCTGAGCAAGAATAAggcaaagaaattcatctgtgatcgatgcgtatataaaattatgaaatattga